A genomic region of Alnus glutinosa chromosome 11, dhAlnGlut1.1, whole genome shotgun sequence contains the following coding sequences:
- the LOC133881433 gene encoding uncharacterized protein LOC133881433 isoform X1 produces the protein MFQEKTLENGFVEEEKEHSKSSTNKVDPGKPASLTWQRMLNDEGSAISQFTLSLKEIVQMAPIGFRLWRHIREEAAKGNGVFINPFAKRFITSCHGVPLGGIGAGSIGRSYRGEFQRWQLFHKICEEKPVLANQFSVFVSRSSGEKYSTVLCPGSPEVLKEIAVSGIGSWDWNLNGYNSTYHALFPRAWTVYEGEPDPELRIVCRQISPVIPHNYEESSFPVSAFTFTLYNSGKTAADVTLLFTWANSVGGLSEFSGQHSNSRIMMKDGVHGVLLHHKTANGQPPVTFAIAAEETDGIHVSECPCFLISGNSKGISAKEMWQEIKENGSFDRLNSTKPSVSSEQGSSIGAAIAASLTIPANAVRSVTFSLAWDCPEVNFLSGKTYYRRYTKFYGTHGDAAARIAHDAILEHGHWESQIEAWQRPILEDKRLPEWYPITLFNELYYLNSGGTVWTDGSPPEHSLVSVVKRKFSLDRSRSGLKDIIDVYHQNDTAADILERMTSKLEQIHTTISSNSAMGTNLLQKGEENIGQFLYLEGIEYQMWNTYDVHFYSSFALVMLFPKLELSIQRDFAAAVMMHDPSKMKLLHDGQWVPRKVLGAVPHDIGMNDPWFEVNAYNLYDTDRWKDLNPKFVLQVYRDVVATGDKKFAEAVWPSVYVAMAYMDQFDKDKDGMIENEGFPDQTYDTWSVSGVSAYSGGLWVAALQATSAMAREVGDKGSEDYFWFKFQKAKAVYENLWNGSYFNYDGSGGNASSSIQADQLAGQWYARACGLLPIVDEDKARSALEKVYNYNVLKVKDGRRGAVNGMLPDGRVDMSSMQSREIWSGVTYAVAATMIHEDMIDIAFQTAGGIYEAGWSKEGLGYSFQTPEAWNTKDQYRSLCYMRPLAIWAMQWALTRPNIFEPEIKPEVKEDYLFRQHSGFCKVSRFLKLPEEGTSRSLLQVAYDYTKKKIGM, from the exons ATGTTTCAGGAGAAGACGTTGGAAAATGGTTTTGTTGAAGAGGAGAAGGAACATTCTAAGTCTTCAACTAATAAG GTTGACCCTGGGAAACCTGCATCTCTGACCTGGCAGCGAATGTTAAATGATGAGGGAAGTGCCATTTCGCAGTTCACTCTAAGTTTGAAAGAGATAGTTCAGATG GCTCCAATAGGATTTCGGCTGTGGCGCCATATCAGAGAAGAGGCTGCTAAAGGAAAt GGGGTCTTTATAAATCCATTTGCTAAGCGCTTTATAACATCTTGTCATGGCGTTCCCTTGGGTGGTATAGG tGCAGGGAGCATTGGTAGAAGTTACAGGGGCGAGTTTCAGCGCTGGCAACTATTCCACAAAATATGTGAAGAGAAACCAGTTTTAGCAAATCAATTTTCG GTATTTGTTTCGCGCTCAAGTGGTGAAAAATATTCTACGGTACTATGCCCAGGGAGCCCAGAGGTGCTTAA AGAAATTGCAGTTTCAGGGATTGGATCTTGGGACTGGAATCTGAATGGATACAACTCTACTTATCATGCTCTATTCCCAAGGGCTTGGACTGTATATGAGG GTGAACCTGATCCAGAGCTTAGAATAGTTTGTCGTCAAATTTCGCCTGTTATCCCCCATAATTACGAGGAAAGCAGCTTCCCTGTCTCAGCTTTTACTTTCACG CTGTACAATTCTGGAAAGACTGCTGCAGATGTCACCTTGCTTTTCACATGGGCA AATTCTGTTGGAGGGCTTTCTGAATTTTCTGGTCAGCACTCTAATTCTAGAATAAT gatgaaggatggtgTGCATGGTGTACTTCTACATCACAA GACAGCAAATGGACAACCCCCTGTGACCTTTGCAATTGCAGCGGAGGAGACAGATGGTATTCACGTCTCTGAGTGCCCTTGCTTTTTGATATCGGGTAACTCTAAGGGTATCTCAGCAAAAGAGATGTGGCAGGAAATAAAGGAG AATGGATCATTTGACCGTCTTAATTCCACCAAACCATCAGTGTCTTCAGAACAAGGATCATCTATTGGGGCAGCTATTGCTGCTTCTCTTACAATTCCAGCAAATGCTGTACGTTCTGTTACATTCTCATTGGCATGGGACTGCCCTGAAGTAAACTTTTTGAGTGGAAAAACTTATTACAG GCGTTACACTAAATTCTATGGTACTCACGGTGATGCTGCTGCAAGGATTGCACATGATGCTATTCTCG AGCATGGGCATTGGGAGTCCCAGATAGAAGCATGGCAAAGACCAATTCTTGAAGACAAGAGGCTTCCTGAATG GTACCCTATCACTCTCTTTAATGAGCTTTATTATCTTAATTCAGGGGGTACAGTTTGGACAG ATGGATCACCTCCGGAGCATAGTTTAGTCAGCGTTGTAAAAAGGAAGTTTTCCCTTGACAGGTCCAGATCAGGTTTGAAGGATATTATTGATGTATACCATCAAAATGATACGGCTGCTGATATCCTTGAAAGGATGACTTCAAAACTCGAGCAAATTCATACCACAATTTCATCAAATTCTGCCATGGGGACAAATCTGCTtcaaaaaggagaagaaaacatTGGGCAATTCCTTTATCTTGAAGGGATTGAATATCAAATGTGGAATACCTATGATGTCCATTTCTACTCATCTTTTGCACTAGTTATGCTATTTCCAAAACTCGAACTTAGCATCCAAAGAGACTTTGCAGCGGCAGTAATGATGCATGATCCCAGTAAGATGAAACTTTTACATGATGGACAGTGGGTCCCAAGAAAGGTTCTTGGAGCTGTTCCTCATGATATTGGAATGAATGATCCATGGTTTGAAGTAAATGCTTATAACCTTTACGACACTGACAGGTGGAAAGActtgaatccaaaatttgttcTCCAAGTTTACAGGGATGTGGTTGCCACTGGTGATAAGAAGTTTGCAGAAGCTGTTTGGCCCTCTGTTTATGTTGCAATGGCATATATGGACCAATTTGACAAGGACAAAGATGGGATGATTGAGAATGAAGGCTTCCCTGATCAAACTTATGATACATGGTCTGTATCTGGGGTTAGTGCATATAGTGGTGGGTTGTGGGTGGCAGCCTTGCAGGCAACATCAGCCATGGCACGTGAAGTAGGTGATAAGGGTTCTGAGGATTACTTTTGGTTTAAGTTTCAGAAGGCAAAAGCCGTGTATGAGAATTTATGGAATGGTTCTTACTTCAATTATGACGGCAGTGGAGGAAATGCAAGTTCATCTATTCAAGCTGATCAATTGGCTGGGCAATG GTATGCTAGAGCATGTGGTCTTTTACCAATTGTTGATGAAGACAAGGCTAGAAGTGCACTAGAAAAGGTCTATAATTACAATGTCTTAAAGGTGAAGGATGGAAGGAGGGGGGCTGTGAATGGGATGCTACCTGATGGAAGGGTTGACATGTCATCCATGCAATCGAGAGAAATATGGTCCGGAGTCACATATGCCGTTGCTGCAACAATGATCCATGAAGATATGATTGATATAGCATTTCAGACTGCAGGTGGAATCTATGAAGCTGGATGGTCCAAAGAAGGACTTGG TTATTCTTTTCAAACTCCGGAAGCTTGGAACACCAAGGACCAATACAGATCTCTATGTTACATGCGCCCTTTGGCCATATGGGCCATGCAGTGGGCATTAACAAGACCAAATATTTTTGAGCCAGAGATTAAACCAGAAGTGAAGGAAGATTATTTATTTAGGCAACATTCTGGATTCTGCAAAGTTTCTCGCTTTTTAAAATTGCCTGAAGAGGGAACATCTAGAAGTCTTTTACAAGTTGCATATGACTACACTAAGAAGAAAATTGGGATGTAA
- the LOC133881433 gene encoding uncharacterized protein LOC133881433 isoform X2, whose protein sequence is MSPCFSHGQMKDGVHGVLLHHKTANGQPPVTFAIAAEETDGIHVSECPCFLISGNSKGISAKEMWQEIKENGSFDRLNSTKPSVSSEQGSSIGAAIAASLTIPANAVRSVTFSLAWDCPEVNFLSGKTYYRRYTKFYGTHGDAAARIAHDAILEHGHWESQIEAWQRPILEDKRLPEWYPITLFNELYYLNSGGTVWTDGSPPEHSLVSVVKRKFSLDRSRSGLKDIIDVYHQNDTAADILERMTSKLEQIHTTISSNSAMGTNLLQKGEENIGQFLYLEGIEYQMWNTYDVHFYSSFALVMLFPKLELSIQRDFAAAVMMHDPSKMKLLHDGQWVPRKVLGAVPHDIGMNDPWFEVNAYNLYDTDRWKDLNPKFVLQVYRDVVATGDKKFAEAVWPSVYVAMAYMDQFDKDKDGMIENEGFPDQTYDTWSVSGVSAYSGGLWVAALQATSAMAREVGDKGSEDYFWFKFQKAKAVYENLWNGSYFNYDGSGGNASSSIQADQLAGQWYARACGLLPIVDEDKARSALEKVYNYNVLKVKDGRRGAVNGMLPDGRVDMSSMQSREIWSGVTYAVAATMIHEDMIDIAFQTAGGIYEAGWSKEGLGYSFQTPEAWNTKDQYRSLCYMRPLAIWAMQWALTRPNIFEPEIKPEVKEDYLFRQHSGFCKVSRFLKLPEEGTSRSLLQVAYDYTKKKIGM, encoded by the exons ATGTCACCTTGCTTTTCACATGGGCA gatgaaggatggtgTGCATGGTGTACTTCTACATCACAA GACAGCAAATGGACAACCCCCTGTGACCTTTGCAATTGCAGCGGAGGAGACAGATGGTATTCACGTCTCTGAGTGCCCTTGCTTTTTGATATCGGGTAACTCTAAGGGTATCTCAGCAAAAGAGATGTGGCAGGAAATAAAGGAG AATGGATCATTTGACCGTCTTAATTCCACCAAACCATCAGTGTCTTCAGAACAAGGATCATCTATTGGGGCAGCTATTGCTGCTTCTCTTACAATTCCAGCAAATGCTGTACGTTCTGTTACATTCTCATTGGCATGGGACTGCCCTGAAGTAAACTTTTTGAGTGGAAAAACTTATTACAG GCGTTACACTAAATTCTATGGTACTCACGGTGATGCTGCTGCAAGGATTGCACATGATGCTATTCTCG AGCATGGGCATTGGGAGTCCCAGATAGAAGCATGGCAAAGACCAATTCTTGAAGACAAGAGGCTTCCTGAATG GTACCCTATCACTCTCTTTAATGAGCTTTATTATCTTAATTCAGGGGGTACAGTTTGGACAG ATGGATCACCTCCGGAGCATAGTTTAGTCAGCGTTGTAAAAAGGAAGTTTTCCCTTGACAGGTCCAGATCAGGTTTGAAGGATATTATTGATGTATACCATCAAAATGATACGGCTGCTGATATCCTTGAAAGGATGACTTCAAAACTCGAGCAAATTCATACCACAATTTCATCAAATTCTGCCATGGGGACAAATCTGCTtcaaaaaggagaagaaaacatTGGGCAATTCCTTTATCTTGAAGGGATTGAATATCAAATGTGGAATACCTATGATGTCCATTTCTACTCATCTTTTGCACTAGTTATGCTATTTCCAAAACTCGAACTTAGCATCCAAAGAGACTTTGCAGCGGCAGTAATGATGCATGATCCCAGTAAGATGAAACTTTTACATGATGGACAGTGGGTCCCAAGAAAGGTTCTTGGAGCTGTTCCTCATGATATTGGAATGAATGATCCATGGTTTGAAGTAAATGCTTATAACCTTTACGACACTGACAGGTGGAAAGActtgaatccaaaatttgttcTCCAAGTTTACAGGGATGTGGTTGCCACTGGTGATAAGAAGTTTGCAGAAGCTGTTTGGCCCTCTGTTTATGTTGCAATGGCATATATGGACCAATTTGACAAGGACAAAGATGGGATGATTGAGAATGAAGGCTTCCCTGATCAAACTTATGATACATGGTCTGTATCTGGGGTTAGTGCATATAGTGGTGGGTTGTGGGTGGCAGCCTTGCAGGCAACATCAGCCATGGCACGTGAAGTAGGTGATAAGGGTTCTGAGGATTACTTTTGGTTTAAGTTTCAGAAGGCAAAAGCCGTGTATGAGAATTTATGGAATGGTTCTTACTTCAATTATGACGGCAGTGGAGGAAATGCAAGTTCATCTATTCAAGCTGATCAATTGGCTGGGCAATG GTATGCTAGAGCATGTGGTCTTTTACCAATTGTTGATGAAGACAAGGCTAGAAGTGCACTAGAAAAGGTCTATAATTACAATGTCTTAAAGGTGAAGGATGGAAGGAGGGGGGCTGTGAATGGGATGCTACCTGATGGAAGGGTTGACATGTCATCCATGCAATCGAGAGAAATATGGTCCGGAGTCACATATGCCGTTGCTGCAACAATGATCCATGAAGATATGATTGATATAGCATTTCAGACTGCAGGTGGAATCTATGAAGCTGGATGGTCCAAAGAAGGACTTGG TTATTCTTTTCAAACTCCGGAAGCTTGGAACACCAAGGACCAATACAGATCTCTATGTTACATGCGCCCTTTGGCCATATGGGCCATGCAGTGGGCATTAACAAGACCAAATATTTTTGAGCCAGAGATTAAACCAGAAGTGAAGGAAGATTATTTATTTAGGCAACATTCTGGATTCTGCAAAGTTTCTCGCTTTTTAAAATTGCCTGAAGAGGGAACATCTAGAAGTCTTTTACAAGTTGCATATGACTACACTAAGAAGAAAATTGGGATGTAA
- the LOC133881433 gene encoding uncharacterized protein LOC133881433 isoform X3 has product MMKDGVHGVLLHHKTANGQPPVTFAIAAEETDGIHVSECPCFLISGNSKGISAKEMWQEIKENGSFDRLNSTKPSVSSEQGSSIGAAIAASLTIPANAVRSVTFSLAWDCPEVNFLSGKTYYRRYTKFYGTHGDAAARIAHDAILEHGHWESQIEAWQRPILEDKRLPEWYPITLFNELYYLNSGGTVWTDGSPPEHSLVSVVKRKFSLDRSRSGLKDIIDVYHQNDTAADILERMTSKLEQIHTTISSNSAMGTNLLQKGEENIGQFLYLEGIEYQMWNTYDVHFYSSFALVMLFPKLELSIQRDFAAAVMMHDPSKMKLLHDGQWVPRKVLGAVPHDIGMNDPWFEVNAYNLYDTDRWKDLNPKFVLQVYRDVVATGDKKFAEAVWPSVYVAMAYMDQFDKDKDGMIENEGFPDQTYDTWSVSGVSAYSGGLWVAALQATSAMAREVGDKGSEDYFWFKFQKAKAVYENLWNGSYFNYDGSGGNASSSIQADQLAGQWYARACGLLPIVDEDKARSALEKVYNYNVLKVKDGRRGAVNGMLPDGRVDMSSMQSREIWSGVTYAVAATMIHEDMIDIAFQTAGGIYEAGWSKEGLGYSFQTPEAWNTKDQYRSLCYMRPLAIWAMQWALTRPNIFEPEIKPEVKEDYLFRQHSGFCKVSRFLKLPEEGTSRSLLQVAYDYTKKKIGM; this is encoded by the exons AT gatgaaggatggtgTGCATGGTGTACTTCTACATCACAA GACAGCAAATGGACAACCCCCTGTGACCTTTGCAATTGCAGCGGAGGAGACAGATGGTATTCACGTCTCTGAGTGCCCTTGCTTTTTGATATCGGGTAACTCTAAGGGTATCTCAGCAAAAGAGATGTGGCAGGAAATAAAGGAG AATGGATCATTTGACCGTCTTAATTCCACCAAACCATCAGTGTCTTCAGAACAAGGATCATCTATTGGGGCAGCTATTGCTGCTTCTCTTACAATTCCAGCAAATGCTGTACGTTCTGTTACATTCTCATTGGCATGGGACTGCCCTGAAGTAAACTTTTTGAGTGGAAAAACTTATTACAG GCGTTACACTAAATTCTATGGTACTCACGGTGATGCTGCTGCAAGGATTGCACATGATGCTATTCTCG AGCATGGGCATTGGGAGTCCCAGATAGAAGCATGGCAAAGACCAATTCTTGAAGACAAGAGGCTTCCTGAATG GTACCCTATCACTCTCTTTAATGAGCTTTATTATCTTAATTCAGGGGGTACAGTTTGGACAG ATGGATCACCTCCGGAGCATAGTTTAGTCAGCGTTGTAAAAAGGAAGTTTTCCCTTGACAGGTCCAGATCAGGTTTGAAGGATATTATTGATGTATACCATCAAAATGATACGGCTGCTGATATCCTTGAAAGGATGACTTCAAAACTCGAGCAAATTCATACCACAATTTCATCAAATTCTGCCATGGGGACAAATCTGCTtcaaaaaggagaagaaaacatTGGGCAATTCCTTTATCTTGAAGGGATTGAATATCAAATGTGGAATACCTATGATGTCCATTTCTACTCATCTTTTGCACTAGTTATGCTATTTCCAAAACTCGAACTTAGCATCCAAAGAGACTTTGCAGCGGCAGTAATGATGCATGATCCCAGTAAGATGAAACTTTTACATGATGGACAGTGGGTCCCAAGAAAGGTTCTTGGAGCTGTTCCTCATGATATTGGAATGAATGATCCATGGTTTGAAGTAAATGCTTATAACCTTTACGACACTGACAGGTGGAAAGActtgaatccaaaatttgttcTCCAAGTTTACAGGGATGTGGTTGCCACTGGTGATAAGAAGTTTGCAGAAGCTGTTTGGCCCTCTGTTTATGTTGCAATGGCATATATGGACCAATTTGACAAGGACAAAGATGGGATGATTGAGAATGAAGGCTTCCCTGATCAAACTTATGATACATGGTCTGTATCTGGGGTTAGTGCATATAGTGGTGGGTTGTGGGTGGCAGCCTTGCAGGCAACATCAGCCATGGCACGTGAAGTAGGTGATAAGGGTTCTGAGGATTACTTTTGGTTTAAGTTTCAGAAGGCAAAAGCCGTGTATGAGAATTTATGGAATGGTTCTTACTTCAATTATGACGGCAGTGGAGGAAATGCAAGTTCATCTATTCAAGCTGATCAATTGGCTGGGCAATG GTATGCTAGAGCATGTGGTCTTTTACCAATTGTTGATGAAGACAAGGCTAGAAGTGCACTAGAAAAGGTCTATAATTACAATGTCTTAAAGGTGAAGGATGGAAGGAGGGGGGCTGTGAATGGGATGCTACCTGATGGAAGGGTTGACATGTCATCCATGCAATCGAGAGAAATATGGTCCGGAGTCACATATGCCGTTGCTGCAACAATGATCCATGAAGATATGATTGATATAGCATTTCAGACTGCAGGTGGAATCTATGAAGCTGGATGGTCCAAAGAAGGACTTGG TTATTCTTTTCAAACTCCGGAAGCTTGGAACACCAAGGACCAATACAGATCTCTATGTTACATGCGCCCTTTGGCCATATGGGCCATGCAGTGGGCATTAACAAGACCAAATATTTTTGAGCCAGAGATTAAACCAGAAGTGAAGGAAGATTATTTATTTAGGCAACATTCTGGATTCTGCAAAGTTTCTCGCTTTTTAAAATTGCCTGAAGAGGGAACATCTAGAAGTCTTTTACAAGTTGCATATGACTACACTAAGAAGAAAATTGGGATGTAA